The Lathyrus oleraceus cultivar Zhongwan6 chromosome 5, CAAS_Psat_ZW6_1.0, whole genome shotgun sequence genome includes the window ATGATAACGGTGCACAAAACAACAAGGATAGTTCACATATCAAACATATTCAGTCAACATAATATACACCATATAAATCATTATGTAATGTATATTTCCTCTACTAACACACACGCGGTACCATCCTACAACCCTGGACCAAAGTCCTACAAGCTGAAAGTCAGAGTTATGTTACTGAGGGATCCTCAATATTTGACTAAAATCCTACAACATTGGACCAAAGTCCTAAGCTATTatctgatatatatatatatatatatatatatatatatatatatatatatatatatatatatatatatatatatatatatatgatgtaTGATGCTACAAATAAATGCAAATAATCACCATTCGAACCTCCTACTCTCATTATCAATTACTAATCACAACACTGGACCTAAGTCCTTCAACATTGGACCGAAGTCCTACAACGCTGGACCAAAATCCTACAACATCGGTTCCTCTCTAAACCTAAAATTCAGCATATCTTAATTTTTTCATCATAACTCAGCATCGGGCAGAATGTTTCGCCTGATTTCAAAATGGCTCCAAAACTTATATACTTATgataagattatgaaatttttcaattaaaaatatCATTAAACCCTCTTTCCAACGCACTTAACCATACCTCAAAAGGAGTTACAAAACTTTAGTTATATTCATTTCAGTAGCCCTATCGCAAATATTTCCTACATAACTCTAAAATAAAATGTATGATTTCAAAATAGCATTAAAAATTATATACTCATGATAAAATTATAAAACTCTTTAGTTTGAAAgattattaaattattattttaacGTAACTGGAGGCATCCCAAAAGGACTTACGAAACTCGAGTTATTTCTGAAATAAGATGATCAATCTCATTTTATGCCTACCTGTGATTTTTAGCGTTTTTCTCTCCATTAAACGGATTCAAAACTCGTATATTTCACCTATTTGAATTATCACCGCCCCAAAAACATACGGATAAACATTGTTTTATGTCACACTTGAATCTCAACTCATCACGACTCAATCCTACCTAATCACAAGGCGATTGGTAGCTCAACTAAACTAATTCGCCTAACTCTAAAAATATATCTGAGTCATCAGAACTCAACTCTAATGTCATATACCTTTAACTCCGACTCTAAATCTATCAAAGGACTctaaacaaataaaaatatgaCGTCAATTAGGAAAATACAATATACATTGGCGTCAAATGAATAAACGCCACCATTAAAAGTTTGTACAATGACGTCAATTAGGTTGACAACACCATATGCAACCTTCAATCCAATTTACGCCACCATTAAAAAAAATAGGTGAAATCGCTAATTCGCATGACGACATAACTCCGtcttaattttttttgtttgaaagtGATATAGATTgagaatatttttgaaatttgaattattttgaaaataaaattgaaaatgtAGTTTATTTAGGTAAAAGATTTATTGTTGAATCATGTCCCTAAGACATTCATTAACGGACTATTATTGTTGACCGAACCCGGTTCCCGTCCGGTCTGGTTACATTATCTTTTACTGACACGAAAAGCAAATAGTTTGAGAAGGTTGTGCTGCAACAAAACATCACCACCATCTTCCACCTTCACCCGTCTCAACCGCATCGTTCTCATCATCTTGTaattttccttttccctttccCTTTCATTATTTACTATGTCAAGGTTTTTCTTCTTGTATTTCCCTAGCTACTTGGGTCCTTTTGTTTTTCATGTTCTGTGCATTGCTTGCTTTTgctgttattgttgttgtttttccTCTTCTTTTTTGGTAATTACTCGAGTTCAGAATGCAGTTGATGAGGGTAGAAGCAGCAAATGATGTTTCTTTCTATTTTGGCCACTTATTGTATATCAACTGTTTGTTTAAATGCCTAGATGGCTGCAATCTTCCACATTTTTTCAGTTTTTTCAACATTATTAAATTGTGCTTAGCTTAGCAATCTTCTAAAGTTTTCTTCTAAATTTTACAAAATTGTATCCGTTTCGGTAAATCTAAGGTTTAGGTTATAATGGCTGTCTTTTAGTAGTACATTGGAATGCTAAATAATGAATTAATGTTCTTATGTAAATGCTAGGGAATAGAGTTGCAATGGCTTCCTGTTACTTCAACCCAATTCCTACTAGCTCTCATCTCATTTCAGCAGACTTATCTACAAAATTCAAGATTCCGAAGCTTCTTCACAGGGTAAATTACTTGGATTCATATTCATTTTCTTGCTGATTAATTTCCTTTTTAAATTAGTGtaaatttttctctttttttctgatgacattTCGAACAAACATGTTCGTCCAATGTTCAGGGGCAATATATGTGTTTCTATTGACCTTGATAAATgtaaaaatgtttattttttcaTGTAGGAGTGGTGATGTATTGTTGCATTAAGTGATCCGGATCTTCTGCAAGAAAATGTTTGAACTGTTATTTGTATTTCTTAGAAATGGAAACAAAATTAAGATACAAAGTGAAGACCTAGAATAGCAATATTTCTATTGACCAATGTGTGGGTTTTTAGTATTGAAGTTCacaaatataataaataaaaaaatacGAGCTTTAATCCTACAAGAGAAGCAAATGGCTAATAGACTAGTAATATACATTGAGTTCAAAATAGTTTTCCTCTGTTGTGTTGTTTGTTTATTTATAACTATGTGTGTGTTCCAATTCCGTTTGTCTTAAAATAGAAAATTGTAAAGAGTCATTAAGGGCTTACTTATATTTCTATAGAACTCGGGGTAGCTTGATGAATTTCAGTTAGTGCCACGGAGTGCTTGTTTTAgatgaattttattttatttagtttcTGATTCTTCAAAAAAATGAGTTTCTGAATTTTATTCTGTATGGAAAGTCGCAAAAAATCTGATTTGTGCTGGTATGTTGCTTCCTCAATTGTATTTATGCAGAAAAAGAGGTTTGGTGCCTTGTCCAGATCTTCAAAAATTACTGCATATTATGGCTTGAAGACCCCTCCTTATGAACATGTAAGCGAACCATATAGTTAGCTGAATCCATGTTTTTGTTTGGAGATATACTATTTTAACCTATATATTTGGATTAGTTGAGTGCTGCACTATGCTTATCTAAGAAATCATTGCAGACATAGGTTGCGTTGTCATATTTAGCTTTATTTGAGATAGTTACATAGTCATTCCAATTTTTTACAATTATAATGACCAAGAAAGAAACTAGAATTGAGAGAACAGTAGTGACTGACAATGGAATGACATAGAAGGTAATATTCGTGATGAAACATACAATTAAGTCCAACCTTTAACTAACTCAAAATTTTTACTTAGCTTCATATCATAATTCTAACTTCATTTGTTGCTTCAATATTCATAGGATGCATTAGAGCCATACATGAGTAAGAAGACAATTGACATACACTGGGGAGAGCATCATCGGAATTTCATTGAAGGTTTGAACAAACAGCTGGGAAAGGATGATATACTTTATGGTTACACCTTGGATGAACTAGTCAAAGTGACATACAACAATGGGAATCCCTCAGCTGAATTCAACAATGCAGCTGAGGTAATAATTAAATTGATAGCTGCTTTGGTCTTTTAAAGTCGATCATGAATCTGTAGCCCGCCTTGCACGCCCTCAAAGGCGGCCTATATGATATTCAATAATCACAAAATTACAATTGTGGCTGCTTTGTGTTTTTATATTCAAATGATGTCTATGTGAATTGTTATACCTAATTATTTCCACACAGGTTTGGAATCATGACTTCTTCTGGGAATCCATGCAACCGGGAGGGGGTGATATGCCCATACTAGGTCTCCTTCAACAGATCGAAAAGGATTTTGGATCATTTACGAATTTCAAAGAAAAGTTTACAGAAGCTGCACTCACATTGTTTGGTTCTGGATGGGTTTGGCTAGTTTGTAAGTCCTTTCCAAATTGATTCCCCCTTCTCCTGTCTTGCTAAAGTAATGCATAAGTTATTCAAATCTCATATTATCTTCTTAATGCCATGAAATCATTGGATTTCTCTTATAACAAacatatatttaaaataaatCTAAGATTTAAAAATAAGCACTTAGTTTTTTTTTTCCTGCATTGTTAAATTCTCGTTTCTTTTATCTCATTGAGAATATTTGAATACTTTATGTTTGAGGCTGTAATAACTATTCTTGTCACTAGCTGGTTTAGTTCTAGAACAATTGCATTCTTAGACTGTTCCGTTGTTGAAGTGTACTATCTTAAACGAAACCTTATGGTTCGACATTTTGCTTTCATATTGCGGATAATTGATTGTTGCAAATATTCGATGGGTGTTTTAGTGAAGAGAGAAGAGAAACAACTAGCCATTGTTAAAACTTCAAACGCCATTTGCCCAATTGTGTGGGGTGACATAGTAAGTTATTTCTCCCTTTCATTTATAAAATATGTCTGTTTTAATATTGGAAATGGAGCTAATAATCTTTTCTCATGCAGCCAATTATCAATTTGGATTTATGGGAGGTATGATTAgctctctttctctctcttccCTACAACTAAAAAAAACATGTGGATGCACATTATAATTACATAGCAACAAGCTTTATGTTAGTCATCACTGACAAGCTTTTCACTTCACTGCAGCATGCATACTATCTGGATTACAAGGTATGTAACCATCATATATTGTCACTTACTTCCCATAAACATTAACTTAACAGTCCTCGTGCCGTGCAACTTTTGGACAGAATGACAGAGCAGAGTATGTGAATGTATTTCTGAACCACCTTGTGTCTTGGAATGCTGCAACGGAACGCTTGACATggggagaggcttttgtgaatTTGGGAGAACCTAAAATTCCTGTTGCATGAAATGCTGAAGGATTACAGTACTTGGAATGTTATGGCATCTTAAGCGAAGCAGATAAAGAATTCAAAGGTTTCACTTATGGTAGAGTTTGGTCATATAGCCAGAAATGAAAAAGTGGATATCTCATTATTTAAGTAAAACATTCATTATGCCTCGTGTGCTTCTTTCTGGTTATCTATTTTTGCTGTGTTACTGTAGGACTGAGGAAAATCTGTACTATGGAGGGATCTAGTGAACTTAGAGTAGGAGACAAGGATTTTTCAATGTATAAGAGATAGAAAAAAGTGCATGATGTTTGACTTATTATAGTCACATTGTACGAAAGCATTAGTTGAATTATTAGTTATATACTTCCTGTGTTTTTATGtcattttttcaaaaatatttgtTCCAAATTACAAGTCGTTTTATAATTTTAATGCAACattaatgatttttttttcaacACATCCTCTATCATTTATTACTGTTTCTTCTTAAATTGCTTTAAATCTCTTTTTTATCTATAATAAATGAAGGATAATATTGTATGCATAATTTATCTTTTCCGTACAACTATGAACTATCATTATATTTCTTAATTTGCGAAAAACGTCTTATAATTTGAGACTTATTAAGATATGGTCGATATTCTAAAATCCAACTATTCTATCGGTTGGATCTTAGTTAAACCACAGTTTGGTCTATCCAAATTGAGTTGGGCTGAATTATGATTGGTTCAACCAGTTTTTAAGTTTTTATTTTATGCATCTTTTAAagaatatatttttttaaatctttttatTCTTTAATTTATTATTAGTTCCTTCAACTCTAGTTGAATCGGTTGAATTAAGGGGTTtgttttagtattttttaaataattttgataatgttatatatttttgtataaaaaaaatttacaaataaatttttcataaatgGTTCAAATGAATATATTGTTTGAACAATTAGTTTTAAAATATTAGTTTagatattttatcattttattaaaactttttttagatatcaaaatttcaaaaaatcatttaGTTTTAAAATTATTTCAAAAGTTGATCATCACCTTCTCATCATTTTTCAAGTTCAGAATTTATAATCAAAGAGAAGAGGAAATTCTTGAAGGGAGGCTTATTGCATGTGTAGGATTCTTGGCAATTGGAGTGAATCATCAAGCCTCCATGATCCTCTTCATCTCTTGCTATACAAATTCAGGTTTTGATCATAAGGCAGGGTCTCTTAAGCTTTAATTTGGGTAAATCCAAATTAGGTACTTGCATGTTGGGGATTGGGTAGTTAATTTCATCTTGATGCTTGTTCTATTTGAATGCATGATTAACTTGTGTGTTTGAACATGTTGGTGTGTGATTTGCTATTTAACTTGCCAAAAATGTGTGTATGAATGTTAGATTGGATTATGGGTTGGAAAACCATGAAAAATGATGTTTTGCTCAGAATTTTAGGTTTTTTTTAGCCTAGGCCCATGACGCCCGCCACCATTGATGACGGCTAACCCGGAATGTTCCCAGGCCAGAATGACGGTCATCATCTTCATGAAGGCCAGCTTGTCATCCATTATGCCTCGAGTCAAGGTTTGAGGAAAAACTGGCATAACCTGAGCTACATAATTTCGACTGAGACGTGGTTGGATGCGATGAAAAGCTAATTCAAAGAGTTGTCATATAATTAAGTAACATAATGAGTGTATGCAAGTTTGCTACTTGTGAATTGACCATTATTTTCCATGCTTACATGTTTATATGTTATGCTTCAATAAATGTTAACAAATTTGCAATAGCACGAATGATATGCTTTAATGTTAACAAAGCCGTAATAGCATGTGTGCTATGTTTCGAGGTAAGCAAAACCGTAATGGCATGTGTATTTGTTTTGTCGTACCGAAATTGTAATAGCATGTAAGTTGTGTAAGTTGGTAAATAATTTTAATCTAGTGAGGAATCTTGAATAATATGTATGTTTAATAGATAATGAAATTGTAATAGTTTGAGTGATATGTTTCAAAGTAAAAGAAATCGTAATAGCACGTGTAAAATGTTTCTATATAGCAAAACTGTAATAACAATGTGTATTACGTTCTAATGTTAAAGGAATTGTAACAGTATGAAAATCTCCTTATGGTTAATTACTCAGTGCAAGAGCAAGAAGAACTTATATGGATTGATTGTACTTGTTCAATGTTTGAATAAAATGAAACGAACAAGGTGAGGAAACCTGGGAACTCCATGAGTATTGGTCTTGGAAATATTGAGAAATATTGAGTATCCGCTATCATGAGGGGTACGTATGTCATGATTTTGGCCTAGAATGAGATGTTGCGAAGCCATGTGCGAAAGACTGGCTAGTAATATGCCTAGTCCGTAAGTGTGGTTCATAAACAGAGGGAGTAGTTAGAGTCACCGCATAAACTAGACTTGACGTAATAAGTGTTAGTTAGTGGATGATGTCATGTAGTCACCACGTAAAGTAGACTTGACGTAGTAAGTGTTAGCTGGTGGATGACGTCCTGTATTAGACTAATATGTTAGCGTTCTCACATAATATGAGGTGGGACGTTATCTAACCCGTAAGCTAAGGTTGATGTAGTAAGCATTAGTTGGTGGATGTTCTTCCTGTATTAGAAGGTGATTATACCTCAATCTCATTTATCTAAGTTAAGTTCTGTATGTATATCCTATAATTGAGAAGAATCGATTGGTAGTAATCTATTCTGTAAAATGGACTTGATGTAGAAATTGTCAATTGATAGGTGTCTCCCCGAAAATCATTCGTTTCTTGTTGGTATAAAAGGACCTAAATGGATAATATGTTAGTACCTTTGCCTAACATGAGGTTGGTTTACCTCGAGTACCCATTGGTTCACGTGGTGGATAGAGGTATGTCTAGCTGTATATGTAGTCGTATATGTAGTCTGTAAGTAGAGATATTAGTTGGAACCACCGATCTCGAAAACTAGACTTGACGTAATAAGTCTTAGTGGTAGGTGTTGTCCCATAAACTATTCGTCTCTAGTAGATGTATATGGTCCATAAAGGCAAGTGCGCTAAAAGAAAAATTGAAAATGACCCGTAAACATTTTTAAAATATACTCACACAAAAGAAAATCTGAATCATCAATATTGTTCAAATAATGGCATAGCCCATCTCAAGATACCTAATGCACCATCAATATCGAGTCTTCGAACACTAATATTATATGTTGTTGGTAATCTTGTTCTAATGGTCAAACAttgataataaaacatgtcaaATAATAAATCCCTCTTTAGATTGGTTTATTATTAACATGTGACATCTTATAATCGTCACATATTTACCATCAGATGTATGTATGAAATTCGGTCAAACACCAACTATCCTTTGAGTCAATTGATACTGGCATGGATATGCATAcacataaaatagaaaaatcatTTAACATTTCTTATAAGTAATCTCCATAAAAGGGATCATTTTGACGACTTTTCATTTTAATTGAATCATTTAAAATATTAAACTATTgcataaaataaaaattatagTCAAAGCTTGAACAAAATTTATTGTTCCTTTTGATTGGCCGCATTAGGTAAAACAACATGGGTAGTACAAGATATATTTTGGCGAAAATGCAACATGTGGGACAAGATGTTCCAACATATGTGCAGCATCTGGCCTGAGGCTACATGCCAAGGTTTGTGAGTTATTCCGAGTGAAATTTTGTTTGATCCAAAGAAGATTTATTGTTGTATTTTTTAGCAATATGTTATTTTGTAAGATTTGCTAAAAAGATTTAATAAGATTGCCAattaaatgaagatttaaattaaaatgaatatcaaattaaataaaatatttttgtgGATGCTTTTAAAGTAAATCAAATCTAAATCAAATTTGGTTGTTCTCTATCTAATGTCCATTGGAGAAAAACCCAGAAGATAGATTTCCATTTAAGGAGACTCATTCATACCTTTGAAGACACATAAGTATTGAAGTTCTAGTGTGCTAGGATTTTAGTCCTTTAATCTTTGTATTCTTTTTGTTTATTGTAAACCTCTAAAGAAGTCTAAATTGAATATTCAAGGCATAGAGGTTGATTGTTATCTGAGTTATAATTCGACATCTTTAAACTATTGAAAGCATTTATCACTAGGATAGTGATTGAAATAAAGTGAGAGTGACTCTCATATTTAGGGGGGTTACTAAATAGAAATACACAGATGGTATTAGGAAGTAGGCATTGAACATGGTTTGTTCATCTAAGACTAATTATACTAATACTATTGAGAGTGAATTTCCTTTTTTGGGTTGGAAGCCCCATAGATGTGGATGATGTTGCATTGAATTGGGTGAACACTTCTCTTGTGTTCTTTATTGCTTTCTGCTTTTAATTCCTTAGTATATGCCAATATGACTTAAACTATTGTGCAAGTTGTCTCAGAAATTGTGTCCAACATCTGTCCTATGAAGAATAaaaatttcaattggcatcagagaAAGCACACTATTTTGTTTGGGTGAGCTCCAAGGAGAGTATTTTATGTTCAAATGGACAATACTAAGGAAGGAGGATCAGTCAATAGACCTCTTGTCTGGGATGACACCAACTATGATTATTGGAAGGCTAAGATGGTTGTTTTCCTTAAATCCATGGACAATAAAACATGGAAGGTTGTTATATAAGGTTGGAAACACTTTGTGACTACCTCTTAAGATGTAAAATCAATCTTAAAGACTGGAGCTGATTGGACTAATGATAGAGATGATAAAGCTCATGGAAACTCCAAATCTCTAAATGTTTTTTTATGGCGTGAACAAGAATATGTTTAGATTAATCAACACATGTAGTGAAGCCAAAAAGGCATGAGAGATTCTCAAAATTGCACATGAAGGAAGATCCAAAGTTCGTATGTCAAGGTTGCAGTTCCTCATAATAAAGTTTGAAAATATGAGAATGATGGAAGATGAATTCATCTCAGACTTCAACATTAAGTTGTGTGACATTGTCAACACTTCTTTTGCATTAGGAGAAAAGATGTTTGACATCATGCTTAGGCACTTTTGGTTTTGCATCAATGAAAGTTCTAACAATAGGCTTAGTTGGGTTAACATTAACAGGTTTTTTGACAGGAATATGTGGTTTTGCAGGACTAGTATCAACCTTATGTGGTTCAATGTCTAGTATGTCATCATAATTCAACAATGCTGCCAATTCATCAGGATCTATCCCACAATACATTTTCATTGCCTCAATAGAACTTACAGAAAACTATGTTGCAGAAGCCACCTCATGTTGAGAAAGAGTCACCTCAGGTTGAGCATGTTGTACAGGAGCAGAAGCATGAGTCTTTGTCTTTTTACTTGAGCCTTCCGTTTTTGGTATTCCCTTTTGGAGACCCTACAACCAATACAATTTAAAACAAATCATTGCCAATAATAAATGAAAGTAAAAATTGAATTGTGTCAAGAACAAGTGTTACTAACCCTCTTCTTTGGTCATGTCTCCACAGTTGGAGTTTGGCTTCCTTAAATGGGTGTTTCAAAATTTCTTGGCAATTCACCAGGAACAACTACAAGCTGTTTATTTTTATTACATGTTCTTGTATTATTACCATATTCTAAGCATGTCTTGCACTTATAGCTTATGTTTGTACTTTGCTATCTAGTTGGGATGCCTCATATGTATCTCTTCTACAGAGTTTCTTTGGTCTCCCTAGATCTCTCTTGAAACTTGGTGGCAAGATTTCAGGATCAGCAGTCTTTGGACATTTGTTTTACCCATTTATGGGAGTGATAACTTCATTGTAACATGTTATATAAGTGGTCATATGATAACATTTGTGTACATACTCAAACTCAGGATATTCTTCCTCAAATACCTGCACTAGTCCATGTACACATAATAACACAACATTACACATACTAACCACATATGTCAACTAGAACTAacattataaataataaaaaatggaGCGTTACACATACCTTTTGCTGATCAGATATGAAACACCACCTACTATCCCAACCAATATCATCAAGAAGTAAGTTAACAAACCAACTCCAAGAATCCCTAGTTTCATTCTCATTCTTACATCTGCTACAACTTCATTTAATTTCATACTTGAATTGTTCTTCAACTTGTCTACAATCACTCTAGAAACCCAATCAACATTAGCATTCTTATTTAAGAACTTTCTTCCACATTTGTGTTTCTGAAATAGAGTTTTGATCTTAAATGAAGTAGTTCTCAAAACTCTATTGCAGATCACAGTGTAGTCACAGTGTTGTTTGTCCTTACAAATAACCCTACACCTATTCCATCATTTTTGGAAAACCTTACCTCCCTACTATTCAACACATCTTGTTCCAGTACAACCTTCTTAAATTGCTTCAAAGATGAAAATTCAATTCCCACATTAAATATGAAATCCTTTCTAAGTGTTTCCTATTCATTAAACCTAATCACTATAGGTCTGCCATCACAACTATCTTCATCTGCCCCACTATCAAGTTCATCATTCATGTAATCATCTTCTATGACATGCTCTCTGTCCATCTCAGTTGTAGTAAACACTTTCTTTTTTTCTTGACCTGTACCAGCATCATCAACAAGCTCTCTTCTAGATCACCATTATCCACTTTAATTTTTAACCCTTCATCCATGTCTTCATCAAAATCGTGCATTATCTCTTCTTCATTGTCTTTAAAGTGTATATCATCCAAAAAGTCTTCAATTGATTCACTGTTCTAAACACTTTCATTTTTCTCAACACTTTCATGTCCTTTTTATTTCTCTATTAACCTCTCCATATAACTCTTCTCACCCCTTGATAGTATTGGCTTTGTATATATCTCAACATCACAATTACTCTTCTCAACACACAAAGCTAACATTGTTGTATCCTCATAATTAACAAAGGATTTTAGATCCTTTTCAAGACAACCATTTTAATGCTTATACCATAATTTCACATCATCAATGTTAAAGGATGGGTTCATCCCCTTAATTAAGTCACATGCTTCAAAGAAGGACCACAAGTCATAGTCTTGCCCACTTAAAGCATAAACATCTCCACCATCATATCTTAACCTTGCATCCTTTACAAATGAACCTTTGGTGTAAAGTACCACCTTAAATAACCCTATATCATGTACATTACAAATATAAAAGAGGGTAAATGGGACATTACATTCATAGTCAAAGACAAAATCCTAGATGTTTATAgtcaacaaaacaaaacaaacatgcatggATTACAAAGCAAGTGGGGCACATAACAAACAAAAAATTTCCAGAACATAAACAAATCATAATACAGCCAAGCATAACACATGATAGCACATGTGGGACTAACCTTAATGTTGGGACCGCATCAAACAGAGTTAAGATTCAAAGCAAGCTTCGTCAATGTTGAGACCAAAAGTAATGAAATTCGAAGTTGTTGTTCAAAGCAAGCGTCTTCAATGGAGTTTTGTTTTGGGACCACAAGTACGGAATGTTTGAGTTGAGAAAACGGCAGAGAATGAAGTGGAGAATTAGGGACTTCCTGAGTGTTACAGTTTCTATTAACATAGAGCCACGTAAGCATCCACATGTCTTGTCACCTGAATAAATGAAAAATATctcaattaaaaaaaatattatttaatacACATGTCTTGCCACATAACCATCGGTTAGTGGAATTTGACGTTAGAGACTAATTGTATAGACGGAAAAAATTTAGAGGGAcgatttttttaaaaaaaaatttagaGAGACTAAAAACGAAAATCGCCATATTTAATAGGATCAAAAGCTTATTTAATTTAACCCAAAAAAAATAATTGAATCTAATGACACATAATAGTGTTACGGTTTCTTTTTAATGATTGGACAAACTAAATAGAAGAAAGGAATGGGATTCTCATGGAATCCTAGAATGTTGACAATTAAATTTATTATGTTATTGATCAATACCTACaaatataatttatttatgtTTATTATTTGGCCACATTCTTCTTCACACTCCTTGGAAATTTGCATACCCTTATGGATAGAGAATGTTAACCCTTGAAAAATCATTATAATATCATATGCATGAAACACATGAGTAGGTGTCATGTCCCATTGCATAGGTTCATAGGGTTCAATATTACCCTTTTATAATGCTATGGTAATAGATCTGCTTAGAAATTCCTCATTTAAGGCAAATAGCAAAGGCTTTGTCTCACCCCTATAACACATTCAAAAAATATCACTGATTTTCTATTGATCAGAACAACTATGTGAGTTGACTTGAGTATCTCATTTATGCAATCATAGAGAATATATTTAAATCCAAAATTGTGAAGAATAGCTTGGAGAAAAACTCAATCTAACGTGTCAAAAACTTTTTTTTATGCATATCTTTAAAGCAACATGGCTCTTTTTGTCTAACACATTAATGGTCTCTAAAACTATTACCACACAATGAGAAATATGTCTATCTTGTAGGAAGCCTCATTGTGGAAAGGAGAACATGTTAAGAGATACCTTGACCAATCTGTCTCTCATTGTTAAAGAGTTGTTCAATAATTAAAACAACTAAGAACATCAAATATAGTTATGAACACCAAATTTAAAAGACTTAAAATATATTTGgttaataaaataaaatcatgaTTAACACACAATTAATGAACtttttttattattcattttatatttttaatttaaaagttAAATTTTAACATTAACTATTAACTTATCAACAATACCTATAATTATTTATTataaaaaggaaaataaataaaataaaataataatatttaaaaatattaaaataaatttataatta containing:
- the LOC127083545 gene encoding superoxide dismutase [Fe] 3, chloroplastic, with the protein product MASCYFNPIPTSSHLISADLSTKFKIPKLLHRKKRFGALSRSSKITAYYGLKTPPYEHDALEPYMSKKTIDIHWGEHHRNFIEGLNKQLGKDDILYGYTLDELVKVTYNNGNPSAEFNNAAEVWNHDFFWESMQPGGGDMPILGLLQQIEKDFGSFTNFKEKFTEAALTLFGSGWVWLVLKREEKQLAIVKTSNAICPIVWGDIPIINLDLWEHAYYLDYKNDRAEYVNVFLNHLVSWNAATERLTWGEAFVNLGEPKIPVA